The following proteins come from a genomic window of Maribacter sp. HTCC2170:
- a CDS encoding AI-2E family transporter produces the protein MNSKTISEGILRAIAILVGIALLLLFLYKIQSVLAYLAIAAVASLLGRPIVLFLRRRLKFNNTIAVIATMILLIGIIAGIIALFIPLLVSQGQNLSLLNIDALQANVENLYRQVTEYFSLSSMEIEQGIKGSEIFANLDFGFIPNFLNSFVGVLGSLSIGLFSVLFIAFFFLKDSKLFEEGLLVFIPDNKESRLKKSINTIKDLLSRYFLGLVLQILILFIIYSTVLFIFGIENAIVIAFLCALLNLIPYVGPIIGGVLMMTLTMTSNLGYDFSTVILPKTIYVMIGFVIGQLVDNFFSQPFIFSNSVKSHPLEIFLVIIIGGLLFGITGMIIAVPGYTAIKVILKEFLADNKIVKSLTKNL, from the coding sequence ATGAACTCTAAAACAATTTCAGAAGGTATTTTAAGAGCTATCGCCATTCTCGTTGGCATTGCCCTATTACTGCTGTTTTTATATAAAATTCAGTCAGTATTGGCTTATTTGGCGATTGCAGCAGTAGCTTCGCTCTTAGGCAGGCCCATAGTCCTATTTTTACGAAGAAGACTTAAATTCAACAATACCATAGCTGTAATCGCAACAATGATTCTGCTTATTGGTATTATCGCAGGAATAATTGCGCTTTTCATTCCGCTTTTAGTTTCGCAGGGCCAAAACCTATCACTTCTAAATATTGATGCCCTACAGGCGAATGTCGAAAATCTTTATCGCCAGGTTACCGAGTACTTTAGTCTAAGTTCTATGGAGATTGAGCAAGGGATAAAAGGCTCCGAAATCTTTGCAAATTTGGATTTTGGTTTTATTCCTAACTTCCTCAATTCTTTTGTTGGCGTTTTGGGTAGCTTGAGCATAGGTTTGTTTTCAGTACTTTTCATCGCTTTTTTCTTCTTAAAAGACAGCAAACTTTTCGAAGAAGGCCTTTTGGTGTTCATTCCAGACAACAAGGAGAGTCGCCTAAAGAAATCTATAAATACTATAAAAGACCTACTCTCAAGATACTTTCTAGGTTTGGTCTTGCAAATCTTAATTTTGTTCATCATATACTCTACTGTACTTTTTATTTTTGGTATCGAAAATGCGATTGTAATCGCCTTCTTATGCGCCCTTCTAAATTTGATTCCGTACGTGGGACCTATCATTGGAGGAGTACTCATGATGACATTGACAATGACGAGTAATTTAGGGTATGATTTTAGCACGGTAATATTGCCAAAAACCATCTATGTTATGATTGGATTCGTCATAGGTCAATTGGTTGATAATTTCTTTTCCCAACCGTTTATTTTTTCCAATAGTGTTAAATCCCATCCATTGGAAATCTTTCTGGTAATCATCATTGGCGGACTTCTTTTTGGCATCACAGGAATGATTATTGCCGTACCCGGATATACTGCAATAAAGGTAATATTGAAAGAATTTTTGGCCGATAATAAGATTGTAAAATCATTAACCAAGAATTTATAG
- a CDS encoding DUF4159 domain-containing protein, translated as MRYSKLLVLLFIAFSNSVNSQEIAILKYKGGGDWYANPTALTNLIRFCNANIGTKINEQPQTVEVGDISIFQYPFLHMTGHGNVVFSEDEADNLRVYLLSGGFLHIDDNYGMEPYLRKELSKVFPNIELEEIGADHPIFSQNYKFPEGLPKIHEHEGKRPQALGIIHEGRLLLLFTFESDLGDGWEDPSVHNDPEAIRTKALQMGANIISYAFKN; from the coding sequence ATGAGATATTCAAAACTCCTTGTCTTATTGTTTATCGCGTTTTCAAATTCTGTAAATAGTCAGGAAATAGCTATTTTAAAATATAAAGGAGGCGGAGATTGGTATGCGAACCCAACGGCCCTCACTAACCTTATTCGCTTTTGCAATGCAAATATTGGGACAAAGATAAATGAGCAACCTCAAACCGTGGAAGTAGGTGACATCAGCATCTTTCAGTACCCTTTTCTCCATATGACCGGACATGGTAACGTTGTATTTTCCGAGGATGAGGCAGACAATCTCAGGGTTTATTTATTATCAGGAGGTTTTCTTCATATTGATGATAATTATGGCATGGAGCCTTATTTAAGAAAGGAGCTTTCAAAAGTTTTCCCAAATATTGAATTAGAGGAAATTGGCGCGGATCACCCTATCTTTTCCCAGAACTATAAGTTTCCAGAGGGTTTGCCTAAAATTCATGAACATGAAGGTAAACGGCCCCAAGCATTGGGCATAATTCACGAAGGTCGACTATTACTCCTCTTTACCTTCGAATCAGATTTAGGAGACGGTTGGGAAGACCCTTCTGTTCATAATGACCCAGAAGCCATTCGAACAAAAGCTTTACAAATGGGGGCAAATATTATATCTTATGCCTTTAAAAATTGA